The following proteins are encoded in a genomic region of Cryptomeria japonica chromosome 11, Sugi_1.0, whole genome shotgun sequence:
- the LOC131068835 gene encoding uncharacterized protein LOC131068835 codes for MQAPADSSSSSSSYIHLVQHLIEKCLLFDMDQQECSEALSKHANIQPTITITVWNELEKENKEFFTRYKGKKKENPSQELKQMIDDITATFYKQTL; via the exons ATGCAGGCGCCTGCAGATTCTTCTTCATCGTCCTCTtcttatattcatttg GTTCAGCACCTGATTGAGAAGTGTTTGCTGTTTGACATGGATCAACAGGAATGTTCTGAGGCACTTTCTAAGCACGCCAATATTCAACCCACCATAACTATTACAG TGTGGAATGAGCTGGAAAAAGAGAACAAAGAGTTCTTCACAAGGTATAAgggaaagaaaaaggaaaatccAAGCCAAGAACTAAAGCAGATGATAGATGATATAACAGCTACATTTTACAAACAGACTCTTTAA